Sequence from the Ereboglobus luteus genome:
CCATCTGCAAATCCCCGCTCGTAAATCTGCTCGTCGTCACTGGCGGCCCCGGCGTCGTCAACGCCGCCATGAAATCCGGCAAGCGCGCCATCTGCGCCGGCCCCGGCAACCCGCCCGTGCTTGTTGACGACACCGTTTGCCCCGAGAAAGCCGCCAAGGACATCATCCACGGCTGCGGCTTCGACAACAACCTGCTCTGCATCGGTGAAAAACAAGTCTTCGTCCTCGACAAAGTCGCCAACGCGCTCATCCGCGGCCTCGAAAAAGCCGGCGCCGTTCGCCTCCTCCCCGCGCAAGTCGAGAAACTCGCCAGGGAAGTTTTCACCATGAAACCCGACGCCGGCGGCTGCTCGCACCCCGTGCTCAACCGCGAACTCGTTGGCAAAAACGCAAATGTCCTCGCCGCGCGCGCCGGCCTCAACCTCCCCGAGGCCACGCCCATCCTCATCGGCGAAACCGACGCCGATCACCCCTTCGTGATGGAAGAGCAAATGATGCCCATGCTCCCCATCGTCCGCGTGAAATCGTTCGAGGAAGGCGTCGCCCTCGCGAAAAAATCCGAGCACGGCTACAAGCACTCCTCGATCATCCACTCGCTCAACGTCGATCGCATGACTGAAATGGGCCGCGCGATGGACACGACGCTCTTCGTGAAAAACGGCCCCAGCACGACCGGCCTCGGCCTCGACGGCGAAGGTTACCTCAGCTACTCGATCGCAACGACAACCGGCGAAGGCATCACCAACCCGCAAACCTTCACAAGAACCCGCCGCTGCGTCCTCGTCGACGCGCTGAAGATTTATTGAGAACCACTGCACGATCTGTCCGCGCAGACCGATCCGACAAATCAGGTCGATTTTCCATCACCCATGAACCTCGCCCGCATAGACGGAACCATAATCGCCTCCGCATGCCATCCCAGCATGCGTGGCACGCGCACCGTCATTTGCCAGCCGCTTGATGAAAACGGCAACGACATCGGCAACCCCGTTCTCGCAATCGACACCCTTGGCGCGGGTCTTCACCAACGCGTCCTCATCAGCACCGACGGCTCGCGCACCCGCGAAATCGTCCGCGACAAACACAGCCCGCTCCGCAACCACATTCTCGGCGTCGTGGACGATAAAGGAGGAAACACCTAATGCGCCTCGGCACAGTCATCGGCCGCGTCACCATGACGCTTCAGGAACCCATCTACAAAGGCGGGCGCGTCCTCCTTGTGCAACCGCTTGGCCGCGCCGATATCGCCGCGCTCTCCAACGCCAAACTCCAAACCCAAACGGTGCCAAAACTCGCCAACGTTTCCACGCTCGTCGCCTACGATCAACTCGGCGCGGATATCGGCCACATCGTCGGTTTCACCGAGGGAGCCGAAGCCACCGCGCCCTTCACCGCCGACGCCCCCGTTGACGCCTACATCGCCTGCATCGTCGACCAAATCGACTACCATCCACCCAAAAGCTAATTCTAAAAACGCGATGGCATTTCCTCCTGACTCCTGACTCCCGCATTCTGACTCCTTTCCTTAATTTTTAACACTAAACCAAAAACTCTAAACTAAACTCGCACACCATGGCACAATTCCTCACAGCACGCGACGTCGAGAAACTCATTCGCAACGGCCAGCCCGTCCCGGCCGATGCCCGCCTCACACCCGGCGCGCACGATTATCTCCGCGACCACGGCCACTCCAAGCTCAACGCCGCCGCCAAGTCCGGCTCCGCCGCTTCCGGCTACGCATCCGCGCCCGTCGCGGGCATCCCCGGCAAAAAATACGACCCCATCGTTCCCGACTACGAATACAAATGGACGCCCGGCACCGACCCGAAGACGCCCG
This genomic interval carries:
- a CDS encoding aldehyde dehydrogenase family protein; this encodes MALQIDENLVRSIVSEVVRNIRSGATASAPAAAPSAPAIVSSSGPAYGVFQDVPTAAAAAQKGYEQLRAKGVAARKQVVDIIKKLAIANADAWGKFEFEETKIGRLEHKIGKLHLVPLVPGVEWLRPYALSGDHGLMHEEYTPFGVVAAILPVTHSVPTLSGNIINAVAAGNSILFNPHPGGARSAALAIRAYNQAVQAATGIENLICTIEKPTLESFDAICKSPLVNLLVVTGGPGVVNAAMKSGKRAICAGPGNPPVLVDDTVCPEKAAKDIIHGCGFDNNLLCIGEKQVFVLDKVANALIRGLEKAGAVRLLPAQVEKLAREVFTMKPDAGGCSHPVLNRELVGKNANVLAARAGLNLPEATPILIGETDADHPFVMEEQMMPMLPIVRVKSFEEGVALAKKSEHGYKHSSIIHSLNVDRMTEMGRAMDTTLFVKNGPSTTGLGLDGEGYLSYSIATTTGEGITNPQTFTRTRRCVLVDALKIY
- a CDS encoding EutN/CcmL family microcompartment protein — translated: MNLARIDGTIIASACHPSMRGTRTVICQPLDENGNDIGNPVLAIDTLGAGLHQRVLISTDGSRTREIVRDKHSPLRNHILGVVDDKGGNT
- a CDS encoding EutN/CcmL family microcompartment protein; its protein translation is MRLGTVIGRVTMTLQEPIYKGGRVLLVQPLGRADIAALSNAKLQTQTVPKLANVSTLVAYDQLGADIGHIVGFTEGAEATAPFTADAPVDAYIACIVDQIDYHPPKS